GAAGCTGGCGCTTTTAGCGGGGCGAAAAAAGAAGGTAAGCCTGGAAAAATAGAATTAGCCCAAAATGGTACGTTGTTTTTAGATGAGATTTCTGAATTGCCTTATCAGGCTCAAGGAAAGCTATTACGAGTTTTACAGGAAAGGGAAGTGGAAAGACTAGGCGGGACGGGGACTAAAAATGTTGATATACGTATTATCGCAGCGACGAACAGGGATTTAAGAACCCTTATTCAAGAAGGGAAATTCCGCCAAGATTTATATTATCGACTTTATGTTTTTGAATTGAAAATTCCTTCTTTAAGGGAGCGGCACGAAGATATTCTTCCTCTGGCATATCATTTCATCGAGTATTTCAATAACAAGTTAGGGTCCAATGTGAAAGAAATTGATCCTAAACTCCAAGATTGGCTTATCCAATATGAATGGCCTGGTAACATCCGTGAAATCAAAGCGATAATCGAACGGGGAATGAATATCGTAGATGGAGGGACTCTAACTCTGGATTCTTTATATTTTACACCTAATTTCATATTGGAGGTTCCCTCATCTATGGATAATTCTATGTCCGGTACGTTGGATGAAGTTGTAGGTAATGCTGAAAAATCCGCCATTCAGCGAGCATTAAAAGATTCGGAAGGTGATCGTTCTTTAGCAGCTCAAAAGCTGAAAATTCATGTTGCTAGTTTATATAGGAAAATTGCTAAATACAAATTGAAATAGCTGTATCATCCAATGAAATGTAATCAGGGTAACCATTAGAGCACACTTATAAAGTGTGTATTTTTTTTGAAGTTTCGCAAATTTGATTTGCATAAATGAGAAAAATGCAAACATGCGAAAGGTTTTGGAAACTATAGCCAAATTTGTAGCGGATTCAAGTTGGCACACATCTTGCAATAATAGTTTTTCATGTAAGAGGTTTCATGTTTCGTAGAATGTTCAAAATATAGGTGTCAGATAAATTAGTAATTAATCAGGGGGGTAATGATGTGCTGAATTTTTCTTTCACGGAAGAGCAAGATTATTTTCGTAAAATATTGAAAGAATTTGCGAAGGAAGAGTTGCTTCCGCATTATACAAAATGGGATCGCGAAGAGATTACTCCAAAACATTTGTGGAAAAAGCTGGGGGAACTTGGCGTGAATGGTCTTCGGATTCCAGTGGAATATGGCGGAAGCGGTGCGGACTGTGTGACAACGGGGATAGCTGCTGAGGAGATAGGTCGTGGTGATTTCAATCTCACTTACGCGGTGATGTTGAATGCATTAATCGGTGAAATTATCAATAATCATGCTAGCGAGGAACTGAAAAAGGAGTGGCTTCCCAAAATATCAAGTGGTGAAAAAATTGTTGGCATTGCCATTACGGAGCCATCCGCCGGTACGGATGCAGGCGGAATTAAAACAACAGCTGTACATAAAGGAAATAAGTATGTGCTTAATGGAGAAAAGTCTGGAATAAGTGTAGCTATGTGTGGAGATGCCTTTGTTTTATTTGCAAAGACGGAACCTGAATGGGGAAATCGAGGGATAAGTGCTTTCCTGGTTCCTGCCGATATTCCGGGTGTTGAATGTAGAGGGTACACGGACATGGGGAATATCCCCATTGGAAGAGGTTCGATATATTTAACCGATGTAGAGATTCCGGAAGAGTATATGATCGGTCTTCAAAATAAAGGGTTTTCCCAAGTGATGAATGGGTTCGATTTAAGTCGGCTGTTAATAGGGCTGCAATGTGTGGGCACCGCTTCACAAAGTATCGATGAAACCATCGAATATGTGAAAATCAGACATTCATTTGGTAAACCGTTGGCGACATATCAAGGGGTCTCCTTCCCCATTGTGACCCACTATACCCAATTAGAACTGGTGAAGTGGCAAGCCTACCGAGGACTTTGGCTTCGTGACCAAGGGCTGAATCATAGTAAAGAATCGGCTTCCGTTAAGTGGTTAGGTCCTAAATATAGTGTAGAAGCTATCCATGAATGTTTACTGTTGAATGGTCATTATGCTTATACGAAGGAAATGCCTCTTGAGCAACGCTTGCGTGATGTGATTGGGTTGGAAATTGGTGATGGCACTGCACAAGCCAATATGATGGTCATTGCAAAGGACATTATAGGAAAGGAGTTCCGTTCTCATTAATCCAATGGATTAGTATTTTTACATTCAGTTGAAACGGAAAATATTACGAAGAAATCGAAATTATTTACAGTCGTATTAGGTACCGATTAAGTTCGCAATTAACAGTGAATTGATGTGATACAAGGCAAAACATTCTTAATAGACTAAGATAATGAAGGGAATGAAAACGATGGAATTAACAGATGTAATCTATGAAAAAAAAGGTGGAATTGCAAAGATAACAATGAACAGACCTAAAGTTTACAATGCTTTTCGTGCCAGAACCATTCAGGAATTAATTTGGGCTTTCCGGGACGCTTGGGATGATAATCGTGTTGGTATAGTGATTCTGACTGGAGCAGGTGAGAAGGCATTTTGTGTAGGTGGAGATCAAAAAGAAAAGGGAGAGGAAGGGGGATATAATCATTCGGGTGGTTTAGGAGGTGGAATGGGACTGGAAATCGAAACGCTGCACCAAACGATCCGCAACATTCCTAAGCCGGTCATTGCAGCGGTTAATGGGTTTGCCATCGGAGGCGGGCATGTCCTTCATGTCATTTGTGACCTAACAATTGCATCTGACACGGCAAAATTTGGCCAGAGTGGGCCAAAGGTCGGTAGTTATGATGCAGGTTTTGGTTCAGCTTATTTAGCACGGATTGTCGGAGAAAAGAAAGCAAGGGAAATCTGGTATTTATGTGAACAATATTCTGCACAAGAAGCAAAAGAAATGGGACTTGTAAACAAAATCGTTGCCTCGGAACAACTGCACGAGGCAGCAGAAGAATGGGCAAGAAAGATCCTTGATAAGAGTCCTACTGCGCTAAAAATGCTCAAATATTCCTTTAATGCAGATAGTGCTAACATTCAAGGGATTTCTCAACTATCGATGGGCAGTTTAGCGATGTTTTACAATACAAAAGAATCGGAAGAAGGAAAAAACGCCTTCCTAGAAAAGAGGCCTGTAGATTTTAAAAAATTCAGAGGTTGATGAGGGGGATGAAAACTGGTGAAATTGGAGACGGTTTTGACTCAGGAATATGTGGGGGAATTTCAAGGCGTTTGGCCAAACCGAACCATCTTGGATTACTTGAATGATGCTATAGTAAAGCATCCAGATAAGATGGCGATTATCGATAAAAAAAGTAGTTTTACTTATAAGCAGCTTGGTAAGTTGGTCGATCGGATCGCTTTGGGTCTCTTGCATATAGGATTGGGTAAGGGGGATGTTGTCTCTTTTCAACTGCCTAACTGGAATGAATTTATAATCTTGCACTATGCTATTACAAGAATCGGTGCCATTAGCAATCCATTGATACCTATTTATCGAGATAGGGAAATTGGCTATATGGTTGGGATGGCAGAATCTAAAATGATTGTTGTACCAGAGTATTTCCGTGGGTTTTATTACCCTGACATGATTGAAAGACTAAGTCATCAATGGCCATCAATGAAACATATATATGTGATTGGTGACAGTGCGCCGAATGGGATGAAACTGTTCTCCTCCTTATTTGAGGAACCTTGGGAAGACAGGATGGATTCATCCATTTTGGATGAAATCACACATGACCCTAATGATGTGACTGAAATTATCTTTACCTCGGGAACCACAGGGAGTCCAAAAGGAGTTATGCATACACATAATACTCTTTGTATATCAACGAATTATTGGATTGACCGCCTACATTTAACATCCGATGATGTTCTTTTCATGGCGTCAACGTTCGCCCATCAAACAGGTTTTGGTTATGGAGTTAGGCTCCCTACTCATATTGGAGGTACGGGAGTCTATCAAGACATTTGGAATCCGAGAGAGTTTATTGAATGGGTTGAGAGGGAAAAGATAACGTTTACGGCCGGAGCTACTCCTTTTCTGCAAGATACGGTTCAAATGGAGGGGATAGAAAGGTATGACCTTAATTCGCTACGAGTCTTCGTAGCTTTAGGTGCCCCGATTCCCAGGCATTTAGTAAAGGAAGCCATGGAAAAAGTACCGTTCAAGATATTGTCAGGATGGGGGCAAACAGAAGATGGCTTGGTAACCTTGACGAGACTTGAAGATCCAGAAGAAAAACTGACGAATACCGATGGAATTCCGTTTCCGGGAATGGAACTAAAGGTCGTCGATTTTGAAGGGGAGGTCTGTGCCCCGAATATAGAAGGCTCTTTATTAGTAAAGGGTCCGGCTCTTTTTGTCGGCTATTTTAAACGGATCGATGATACTTTAGCTGAGTATAGTGACGGATGGTTCATTACCGGTGATCGAGCATTCATGGATGAAGACGGATATATTCGAATTTCTGGAAGAAACAAAGACATAATCATACGTGGCGGTGAAAATATTCCAGTCGCTTATGTAGAAAATGTATTATATGAACACCCGGATATTTCTAGTGCTCAGGTTATTGCGGTTCCAGATTCCCGTCTTCAGGAAAAAGCATGTGCATGTATCAGCATGAAAACGGGCAAGAGCCCGATCACGATGGATTCCATGCAGGAATTTCTCTCGGAAAAGGGTTTGGCCAAACAATATTGGCCTGAATTTCTTGAAATAATGGATGATTTTCCTCGTACGGCAAGCGGGAAAATCCAGAAATTCCGGCTCCGGGAAATGATAAATGAAAAGATAATCGACAATATATAAGCAGTTTAAATAAATCCATATTGACTAAATGGTGAAAGCGGAGGGAAATATGATGAATAAAAGAATGGCATTTATTACCGGTGCTGGAAGCGGAATTGGCAGAGAGATTGCAAAAAAATTGGCTTCTCGCAATTTTAACATCATAGTGGCTGATATAAATCATAAAAATGCTGAGGAAACGGTTTCTTTAATCGAAAAGTCGGGTTTTGAAGCTAGAGCGGTCCATTGTGATGTAACGAAATTAGAAAGTGTTAAAAAAGCCGTTGAAGAATCAGTGAACCATTATCATAGAATAGATATATTGGTTAATAATGCAGGCTGGGATAAGGTGGAACCTTTTTTAAAAAGTGATCCTAGCACTTGGAAAAGGATTATCGATATTAATTTACTTGGGCAGATCCATACTTGCAAGGAAATTTTACCTCTCATGATTGAAAATGGTTACGGAAAGGTAGTGAATATTGCATCCGATGCAGCTAGAGTAGGATCAAGTGGAGAGGCAGTTTATTCGGCTGCTAAGGGAGGGGTGATTGCCTTCACAAAAACGATAGCAAGAGAAATGGCACGTCACAAACTCAACATCAATTGTATTGCGCCAGGTCCTGCTGATACGCCCCTATTTCAAGAAATAGGCTCTTATAATGAAGGTATAGCAGGCGCCTTGGAAAAAGCGATTCCATTTCGTCGGCTAGCTCAACCAGAGGACATTGCCAATGCCGTTGCCTATTTCGTTTCGGAAGATGCCGGGTATATTACGGGGCAAACTCTTTCCGTAAATGGTGGATTAACAATGGTTTAATCAATCAAGTTAGGTGGTTATGCAAGATTGAAAGGCTAGTAAACCTAAAGCATTAGGTTGAAAACTTTTTCTAATACGTTTGACAATTGGATTTATCGTGTTAATATAAAGGCAAATGAAAATTAAATATACAATTTGTACCACTAGGGGTGCTTTATAGGTAAAAGTTGATTTTACCGCAGAAGCTGAGATTAAAGTATGACTTTAAGACCCTTAGAACCTGATCTGGTTTATACCAGCGTAGGGAAGTGGGGTCTGGAACAATACGTTTCTGTATTTTTTCAAGTACAACCACTTTCTTTACGTTTAAGAAAGTGGTTTTTTGTTTGCAAAAAATGGGGTGATAAAGGTTTTTTTCTGTAAGATTCATTGAAAAATACAATTTGGAGGTAATGGACATGAAGTTTTCAGAGGAAATTCGTCGGGAAGTTGATCATATTTGGGAAGCTAGTTTTAATCACCCGTTTGTTGCAGGAATAGGAGATGGCACATTACCATTGGAGTGTTTTCGTTTTTATGTCATGCAAGATGCCTATTATTTATCTCATTTTGCCAGGGTTCAAGCTTTAGGGGCAGTAAAAGCTACAGATTTACATACAACAAGCAGGCTTGCCGGCCATGCACAAGGAACATATGAAGCGGAGTTGAGGCTTCATGAGAATTTTTCTGAGAGATTAGGCATCACAAAAGAAGAAAGGGAAAAGTTCAAACCTGCCCCGACTGCTTATGCTTATACTTCCCATATGTATCGTGCAGCTTATTCGGGACATTTAGGGGATGTTATTGCAGCTATCTTGCCGTGTTACTGGCTGTATTATGAAATAGGTGAAAAGCTGCAAGGGTGCGTACCCGAAGAGCCGATTTATCAAGAATGGATAGCGGCTTACGGAGGAGAGTGGTTCCGCACTTTGGTGGAAGAACAAATTGCGAGGCTTGATGAGATTGCTGAAAAAGTAACAGACGAAGATAAGGAGAGAATGAAAGAGCATTTTATCCTTAGCAGCCAATATGAATACTCATTTTGGGAAATGGCTTATCGTTTAGAGACATGGCCTGTGCATCAGGAAACACTAGAAGTATAAAGGAGAATGAAATAATGAAAAAAGGATTGAAATTAACTGATATATTAGTCACGATCGTGATTGCGGTAGCATTTGGAATCGTTTATATCCTTTGGGGTTCGATTTACTATTCCGTTAAACCATTAGGATTACATCTGGATCAACTTATTTATGGAATGTGGTTTATAGCTGGTCCCGTCGCCTTTTTAATTTTACGGAAACCGGGTGTGGCACTTTTGGCGGAGATTGCTGCAGCTTCCGGGGAATTCTTTCTAGGTTCTCCTTGGGGGCTGACCGTACTGTTATATGGGGTGGTCCAAGGTTTGTTCGCGGAGCTGGTGTTCATGGCGTTCAAATATAAAAAATTCAATATGTCGGTGGCTGTTTTAGCTGCGATAGCTTCCTGCCTTGCATCAGTAATAATGGATTTTGCATACGGGGAAATAGGTGCGCTTTCTACTTGGAATCTTTTGTTGTTCATGATAGCGAGGTTTGTGGGTTCCATATTCTTTGCAGGTGTGACTGCCTATTATCTAGTCAAGGTTCTGGAAGCAACAGGAGTAACCAATCTTGTTCGTCCGGTTACAAGTAAAGATTATGCAGAACTGGATCAAAAGTAGAGGTTGAGGGCCATGGAACCAATCGTTTCAGTTGAGAAGTTAAGAATGAAATTTCCCGGTGATGAATCTTTGATATTCAAGGATCTATCCTTATCGTTTGATAAAGGAGAAAAAGTGTTATTGTTGGGACCATCAGGGTGTGGTAAATCCACACTTCTGCAAGTGTTAAGCGGATTGATTCCGAATTCCATCGAAGTACCGATGAAAGCGGATAAATTGAAATGCCCTTCTTCATGGGGATATGTTTTTCAAGACCCTGATAGTCAGTTTTGCATGCCATTTGCCGATGAGGAAATTGCCTTCGTACTTGAGAATCTTTCCATCCCTAGAGAAGAAATGAGAGAGAAGATCCAAAATCATTTCCGTAAAGTAGGATTGAACCTAGGCCATACAAGTATAGAAACATTATCAGGCGGGATGAAACAGCGTCTGGCAATCGCTTCAGTATTGGCCCTTGAACCAGAAGTAATATTTTTAGATGAACCGACCGCCATGCTTGATCCGGAAGGAACAAAAGAAATCTGGGACTTATTGAAGGAAGTCGGACGAGACAAAACGGTTATTATCGTCGAGCATAAAATTGACCATGTTTTAGAATTCATCGAACGAATCGTGCTTTTAAACGATGAAGGTCAAATCATGGCTGATGGTCCAAGAGACACCATTCTTTCACAATATAAAAATGAAATGAAAGAACATGGAATTTGGTTCCCTGGTGTTTGGGATGAATATGTAAATGAGTATGCACCAATTCGTGAACACAAATTTACAGATGGTTCACTCCTTATGCATGTGCAAGGATTTAGCGGTTTTCGGAATAAAGAGGAAAAAATCAAGGTTGAAGAGCTGAAGGTTCATTCAGGGGAATGGATTGTAATCAGGGGAGAAAATGGCGCGGGGAAGAGTACTCTTTTGCATGCACTGATGCAGTTCATAAAAACGAATGGTAAGTATGAATTAATGGGGACCCCCATTAAAAGGGTGAAAAACCCAACGGATCATATGACGTTTGTCTTTCAAAATCCCGAGTTTCAGTTCGTTGCAAATACTGTATATGAAGAGATTGCCTATTCATTGCGAATTGACAAAAGGCCGCAACAAGAAATAGATGAGAGAGTCCAATCATTGCTTAAAGTGTTCCGCCTTGAGGCGCATCGGGATAAACATCCGTTTCAATTATCAATGGGTCAAAAGCGTCGCTTAAGCGTAGCTGCTTCAATCGTAATAGACAAAAAAATCATTCTACTTGATGAGCCAACCTTTGGCCAAGATTCGAAAAATACCTTTGCATTACTGGAATGGTTTGAGGAATATCGAAGGCGCGGAATAACAGTGATCATGGTAACTCATGATGATCATATTTCAAAGAACTTTGCAACAAGGATCTGGACGGTTAAGGACGGAAACGTAATAAGTGATGAAAACATTGCGCAATCAGGATTATTGGAGACCAAAGTTAAAAGGAGTGTCATGTAGATGAATGTTTCAAATGCAGAAACATGGCTCCATAGAATTAATCCAAGCCTTAAACTTGGTGTACTGATTGTGTTATGCATCGTGGCGTTATTCATTCATGACCTGAATTATATGATGAATATCACCATTGGCGTATTACTTTTATTTTTGTTTTTTACCGGGCATTCGATAAAACGAATCTTACTTTTGTCGATTCCCTTTTGTTTCATTTTTATATCCACCTCTTCCGCAATGATATTATTCGGGCAAGGTGAGACGCTTTGGTTTGAGTGGGGCCTGATATCGATTACAGAAGAAAGTTTCATGAGGGGTTTACTGGTGGGCTTTCGAGCTTTGTTCTTTGCGGCTCTTGGTTTAACTTTTTCATTAACGACGAGGCCAGTGAACTTGTTTTATTCGTTAATGCAGCAAGTTAAGCTTAAACCGAAATATGCCTATAGTTTCATGGCGGCATTAAGGCTGATTCCCATCATGATGGAGGAGTTCCAAACGATACGAAACGCGATGAAGGTACGCGGTTTCGAAAGGGGAAAAGGGATAAGATCGGTATATTTTAAAATGAAAGCCTATTCCATCCCGTTGTTATCCGGAAGCATCAGACGTGCTCACCGAATCGCGGTTGCGATGGAGGCAAAGCGATTTACAGACACTCGGGATCGAACATACTTTTATGAATTTGGATTTTCAAAAAAGGATCATGGTTTCATTTTGTATTTTATCATCCTGCTGTTGGCCGGCTTTTATCTATCGATTCAATTCCCGTTAGTATCTATTTGATTTTATGAGATTGTAACTTTACTAGTTAGGGGTTCTTAGTATGAATGCACATGAATTGCATATTATTTCTACTGGGAAACAGCCAATTGAAAAGTTTGTTGAGATCGCTTCAAACATTCAGGAACATGTTGATTTCTTTTATTTAAGGGAAAAGCAGATGAGTGCGTCGGAACTCTATCGAGCAGTGACCCTGTTACATGATAATAAGATTCCGCTATCTAAGATCGTCATAAATGACCGGGTGGATGTAGCCTGGGTACACAAAGTATTTGGTGTGCAATTGGCTTTTCATAGTTTAGATGCGGGAGTCGTAAAAGGAGCTTTTCCAGGGATGAATGTTGGCTGTTCGATCCATTCCATGGATGAAGCGAAAGCCGCATTCAGCAAAGGAGCCAATTACGCGATTTATGGACATGTTTTTGAAACGGATTCAAAAATCGGACTTCCTCCTAAGGGAGTTAAGGAGCTTCATGCAATCACAAGAAATGTCAATCTTCCGATAATTGCGATAGGCGGAGTAACACCTTTCAATTGCCAAGTCGTGCTGGATGCGGGGGTACGGGGAATTGCCGTCATGTCAGGTGTGCTTGAATCTGAAAATCCGATTAAAGCCGTTAAAGAATATTCGAAGTCTTTGGGAAAGGAGACATAAGATGAATTCCATATATGATGCAATCATTGTTGGGGGAGGAGTAATAGGTGGATCCATCGCTTTTCAATTAGCCAAACGAGGTAAAAAGGTCCTTTTATTGGAAAAAGATAGACTCGCCAGTAAAGCATCCAGTGCTGCAGCCGGGATGTTAGGGGCACAATCCGAGTTGGATGCGGATAACCCGCTTTTTACATTGGCAAGCCGCAGCAGGGGGATGTTTCCTGCACTGGCGGAAGAATTAAAAGACATAAGTGGAATAGACATCGAATTTGTGAACAAGGGCATGTTTAAGGTGGCGCTAACGAATGATCAGGTAGCCGAGTTGAAGAACATGATCAAAGTCCAGCAAGAAGCGGGACTTGAGGCTGAATGGCTATCGACTGCAGAAATAAGAAAAACGGAACCGCTTCTATCGGATGAGATTAAGGGGGCCATGTTCATTCCGAAGGATGGACAAGTTTCAGCCACTAGGCTGTCGCTCGCATTTACTGAATCTGCAGCTGCCCTTGGTGTAGATATAAAGGAGTTTGTTCATGTCTCCGATTTAGTTACGGAAAACGGATGTGTGACTGGAGTGGTCACGAACATAGGTGGATTTTCAAGTGAAAATGTCATCGTGGCAGGTGGGGCTTGGAGTGCTTTCCTCCTTGAAAAAACAGGGATGAGACTCGACAGTTATCCAGTAAAGGGTGAGTGCTTTTCCGTCCTGACCGATCGTCCATTGCTTGAAAAGACAATCTTCTCACATGGCTGTTATCTTGTGCCCAAAGTTGGTGGAAGAATCATTGTCGGGGCAACGGTTAAAGCGAACACTTTCGATCAAAAGGTAAGTCTTGACGGGATTTCTACGTTAATAGAAAAGGCAACGCAATTGCTTCCGGCGATTAAAGGAACGGAATTGGAAAAGACATGGGCAGGTATACGCCCCCAAACTGGGGACGGCTTGCCATACTTTGGTGAACATCCAGCATACAAAGGACTTTTCATTGCAACGGGGCACTACAGGAATGGCATCTTGCTTTCTCCAATTACAGGTGTACTTATAGCTGATCTTTTAGAAAGGAAGACAAATGTCGAATGGTCCGCTTTTCGATTGGATCGTTCGATACAAACTCTTTTTTCTTAATGGAGGTGGATGAATTGGAATTGATTATTAACGGGGAAAAAATACGGATTCCTGCTGATGAATCAACAGTTACAGGGCTTCTGCAACACTTTGATTTACATCAAAAAGTGGTGATTGTTGAATTGAATG
The DNA window shown above is from Peribacillus sp. FSL P2-0133 and carries:
- the thiO gene encoding glycine oxidase ThiO, which gives rise to MNSIYDAIIVGGGVIGGSIAFQLAKRGKKVLLLEKDRLASKASSAAAGMLGAQSELDADNPLFTLASRSRGMFPALAEELKDISGIDIEFVNKGMFKVALTNDQVAELKNMIKVQQEAGLEAEWLSTAEIRKTEPLLSDEIKGAMFIPKDGQVSATRLSLAFTESAAALGVDIKEFVHVSDLVTENGCVTGVVTNIGGFSSENVIVAGGAWSAFLLEKTGMRLDSYPVKGECFSVLTDRPLLEKTIFSHGCYLVPKVGGRIIVGATVKANTFDQKVSLDGISTLIEKATQLLPAIKGTELEKTWAGIRPQTGDGLPYFGEHPAYKGLFIATGHYRNGILLSPITGVLIADLLERKTNVEWSAFRLDRSIQTLFS
- a CDS encoding energy-coupling factor transporter transmembrane component T gives rise to the protein MNVSNAETWLHRINPSLKLGVLIVLCIVALFIHDLNYMMNITIGVLLLFLFFTGHSIKRILLLSIPFCFIFISTSSAMILFGQGETLWFEWGLISITEESFMRGLLVGFRALFFAALGLTFSLTTRPVNLFYSLMQQVKLKPKYAYSFMAALRLIPIMMEEFQTIRNAMKVRGFERGKGIRSVYFKMKAYSIPLLSGSIRRAHRIAVAMEAKRFTDTRDRTYFYEFGFSKKDHGFILYFIILLLAGFYLSIQFPLVSI
- a CDS encoding thiamine phosphate synthase — its product is MNAHELHIISTGKQPIEKFVEIASNIQEHVDFFYLREKQMSASELYRAVTLLHDNKIPLSKIVINDRVDVAWVHKVFGVQLAFHSLDAGVVKGAFPGMNVGCSIHSMDEAKAAFSKGANYAIYGHVFETDSKIGLPPKGVKELHAITRNVNLPIIAIGGVTPFNCQVVLDAGVRGIAVMSGVLESENPIKAVKEYSKSLGKET
- the menB gene encoding 1,4-dihydroxy-2-naphthoyl-CoA synthase, with the translated sequence MELTDVIYEKKGGIAKITMNRPKVYNAFRARTIQELIWAFRDAWDDNRVGIVILTGAGEKAFCVGGDQKEKGEEGGYNHSGGLGGGMGLEIETLHQTIRNIPKPVIAAVNGFAIGGGHVLHVICDLTIASDTAKFGQSGPKVGSYDAGFGSAYLARIVGEKKAREIWYLCEQYSAQEAKEMGLVNKIVASEQLHEAAEEWARKILDKSPTALKMLKYSFNADSANIQGISQLSMGSLAMFYNTKESEEGKNAFLEKRPVDFKKFRG
- a CDS encoding ABC transporter ATP-binding protein, which gives rise to MEPIVSVEKLRMKFPGDESLIFKDLSLSFDKGEKVLLLGPSGCGKSTLLQVLSGLIPNSIEVPMKADKLKCPSSWGYVFQDPDSQFCMPFADEEIAFVLENLSIPREEMREKIQNHFRKVGLNLGHTSIETLSGGMKQRLAIASVLALEPEVIFLDEPTAMLDPEGTKEIWDLLKEVGRDKTVIIVEHKIDHVLEFIERIVLLNDEGQIMADGPRDTILSQYKNEMKEHGIWFPGVWDEYVNEYAPIREHKFTDGSLLMHVQGFSGFRNKEEKIKVEELKVHSGEWIVIRGENGAGKSTLLHALMQFIKTNGKYELMGTPIKRVKNPTDHMTFVFQNPEFQFVANTVYEEIAYSLRIDKRPQQEIDERVQSLLKVFRLEAHRDKHPFQLSMGQKRRLSVAASIVIDKKIILLDEPTFGQDSKNTFALLEWFEEYRRRGITVIMVTHDDHISKNFATRIWTVKDGNVISDENIAQSGLLETKVKRSVM
- a CDS encoding sigma 54-interacting transcriptional regulator, giving the protein MENVKNVIRNWGSIEVDENGRIIGATADFYEYFMIMPTDLIGKSITRVIHTSSNFSLIGLAHKHVFSGVISGHSCFIRVFRREADTIYTIIIRQDELEYSDLVYFANTLEKNKAKKNSVVQSRYSFEEIVGKSKEIERVKELAARIATSSSTVLLTGETGTGKELFAQAIHSLSTRKAQPFVPVNCAAIPDELFESEIFGYEAGAFSGAKKEGKPGKIELAQNGTLFLDEISELPYQAQGKLLRVLQEREVERLGGTGTKNVDIRIIAATNRDLRTLIQEGKFRQDLYYRLYVFELKIPSLRERHEDILPLAYHFIEYFNNKLGSNVKEIDPKLQDWLIQYEWPGNIREIKAIIERGMNIVDGGTLTLDSLYFTPNFILEVPSSMDNSMSGTLDEVVGNAEKSAIQRALKDSEGDRSLAAQKLKIHVASLYRKIAKYKLK
- the thiS gene encoding sulfur carrier protein ThiS, which codes for MELIINGEKIRIPADESTVTGLLQHFDLHQKVVIVELNDEILAKESLSETLLSNGDKVEIVHFVGGG
- a CDS encoding ECF transporter S component, with translation MKKGLKLTDILVTIVIAVAFGIVYILWGSIYYSVKPLGLHLDQLIYGMWFIAGPVAFLILRKPGVALLAEIAAASGEFFLGSPWGLTVLLYGVVQGLFAELVFMAFKYKKFNMSVAVLAAIASCLASVIMDFAYGEIGALSTWNLLLFMIARFVGSIFFAGVTAYYLVKVLEATGVTNLVRPVTSKDYAELDQK
- a CDS encoding acyl-CoA dehydrogenase family protein — its product is MLNFSFTEEQDYFRKILKEFAKEELLPHYTKWDREEITPKHLWKKLGELGVNGLRIPVEYGGSGADCVTTGIAAEEIGRGDFNLTYAVMLNALIGEIINNHASEELKKEWLPKISSGEKIVGIAITEPSAGTDAGGIKTTAVHKGNKYVLNGEKSGISVAMCGDAFVLFAKTEPEWGNRGISAFLVPADIPGVECRGYTDMGNIPIGRGSIYLTDVEIPEEYMIGLQNKGFSQVMNGFDLSRLLIGLQCVGTASQSIDETIEYVKIRHSFGKPLATYQGVSFPIVTHYTQLELVKWQAYRGLWLRDQGLNHSKESASVKWLGPKYSVEAIHECLLLNGHYAYTKEMPLEQRLRDVIGLEIGDGTAQANMMVIAKDIIGKEFRSH
- a CDS encoding SDR family NAD(P)-dependent oxidoreductase, producing the protein MNKRMAFITGAGSGIGREIAKKLASRNFNIIVADINHKNAEETVSLIEKSGFEARAVHCDVTKLESVKKAVEESVNHYHRIDILVNNAGWDKVEPFLKSDPSTWKRIIDINLLGQIHTCKEILPLMIENGYGKVVNIASDAARVGSSGEAVYSAAKGGVIAFTKTIAREMARHKLNINCIAPGPADTPLFQEIGSYNEGIAGALEKAIPFRRLAQPEDIANAVAYFVSEDAGYITGQTLSVNGGLTMV
- a CDS encoding AMP-binding protein, whose amino-acid sequence is MKLETVLTQEYVGEFQGVWPNRTILDYLNDAIVKHPDKMAIIDKKSSFTYKQLGKLVDRIALGLLHIGLGKGDVVSFQLPNWNEFIILHYAITRIGAISNPLIPIYRDREIGYMVGMAESKMIVVPEYFRGFYYPDMIERLSHQWPSMKHIYVIGDSAPNGMKLFSSLFEEPWEDRMDSSILDEITHDPNDVTEIIFTSGTTGSPKGVMHTHNTLCISTNYWIDRLHLTSDDVLFMASTFAHQTGFGYGVRLPTHIGGTGVYQDIWNPREFIEWVEREKITFTAGATPFLQDTVQMEGIERYDLNSLRVFVALGAPIPRHLVKEAMEKVPFKILSGWGQTEDGLVTLTRLEDPEEKLTNTDGIPFPGMELKVVDFEGEVCAPNIEGSLLVKGPALFVGYFKRIDDTLAEYSDGWFITGDRAFMDEDGYIRISGRNKDIIIRGGENIPVAYVENVLYEHPDISSAQVIAVPDSRLQEKACACISMKTGKSPITMDSMQEFLSEKGLAKQYWPEFLEIMDDFPRTASGKIQKFRLREMINEKIIDNI
- the tenA gene encoding thiaminase II, whose amino-acid sequence is MKFSEEIRREVDHIWEASFNHPFVAGIGDGTLPLECFRFYVMQDAYYLSHFARVQALGAVKATDLHTTSRLAGHAQGTYEAELRLHENFSERLGITKEEREKFKPAPTAYAYTSHMYRAAYSGHLGDVIAAILPCYWLYYEIGEKLQGCVPEEPIYQEWIAAYGGEWFRTLVEEQIARLDEIAEKVTDEDKERMKEHFILSSQYEYSFWEMAYRLETWPVHQETLEV